A section of the Methanoculleus horonobensis genome encodes:
- a CDS encoding endonuclease/exonuclease/phosphatase family protein → MPGTRHMRLISWNIDLFRSGLKSVEKKVEAVCRHSPDIVAFQEVTDRALPLFREELEKFGLLHSIDSLALVEIARVAYMAERLNDLRARGANDPFQFAYNVSRLSEQYYPPGEAKSCGCLIASRYPLTPLNPLDFDIPWKQRVVSAVVSAPAGEFEVHNAHVPTAIGTRRNEIVKAETLVGIYRHLAVQSERPRILCGDLHIPEAELPDGTIVPFYRDIIPDRNYNTTISESDEYLGRPRKWWYNAEMNVLPGLAEYDLPDVFRRLHGYQAREYSWCPDRGPEDVPKCKRYDHIFASVRLNPTACWYLHDLRGQGLSDHSAVVMDFEP, encoded by the coding sequence ATGCCAGGTACAAGGCATATGCGGCTCATTTCATGGAACATAGATCTCTTCCGCTCCGGCCTTAAGAGCGTGGAGAAGAAAGTCGAAGCGGTCTGTCGGCACTCGCCTGATATCGTCGCTTTCCAGGAGGTGACGGATCGGGCGCTGCCGCTCTTCCGGGAAGAACTGGAGAAGTTTGGACTGCTCCACTCCATCGACAGCCTTGCGCTGGTGGAGATCGCGCGGGTGGCCTATATGGCCGAACGACTGAACGACCTTCGCGCACGGGGCGCGAACGATCCCTTCCAGTTCGCGTATAACGTCTCCCGGCTCTCGGAACAGTACTATCCTCCCGGCGAAGCAAAGAGCTGCGGATGCCTGATCGCGAGCAGGTACCCCCTCACGCCGTTAAACCCGCTCGACTTCGATATCCCGTGGAAACAGCGGGTGGTCTCTGCCGTCGTCAGCGCACCGGCGGGCGAGTTCGAGGTTCACAACGCCCATGTGCCGACGGCGATCGGCACCCGGAGGAACGAGATCGTCAAGGCCGAGACGCTGGTCGGGATCTACCGGCACCTCGCCGTTCAGTCGGAGCGACCGCGGATCCTCTGCGGCGATCTCCATATCCCGGAGGCGGAGCTCCCCGACGGAACGATCGTTCCCTTCTACCGCGACATCATACCGGACAGAAATTACAACACCACGATCTCCGAGAGTGACGAGTACCTCGGCCGCCCGAGGAAGTGGTGGTACAACGCCGAGATGAACGTCCTCCCCGGTCTCGCGGAGTACGACCTCCCCGACGTCTTCCGGAGGCTGCACGGCTACCAGGCGAGGGAGTACAGCTGGTGCCCCGACCGCGGGCCCGAGGACGTCCCGAAGTGCAAACGCTACGACCACATCTTCGCGTCCGTGCGCCTCAACCCGACGGCGTGCTGGTATCTCCACGACCTCCGGGGGCAGGGGTTGAGCGACCACTCCGCCGTCGTGATGGACTTCGAACCGTGA
- a CDS encoding pyridoxamine 5'-phosphate oxidase family protein encodes MVALTEEMKTAFRTMKAFPVATASKDGWPNVVPIGFVELADDETIWIADNFMKKTLANVLENPKISIYVWGPETKGCFQVKGDVEIRSSGPEFEKMQFTVHSKMAKAPAKTLFIVKIREIYECSPGPKAGEKIL; translated from the coding sequence ATGGTTGCACTTACTGAAGAGATGAAGACGGCGTTTCGCACGATGAAGGCCTTCCCGGTCGCCACGGCCTCGAAGGACGGCTGGCCGAACGTGGTGCCGATCGGGTTCGTCGAACTCGCCGACGACGAGACGATCTGGATCGCGGACAACTTCATGAAGAAGACGCTCGCCAACGTCCTGGAGAACCCAAAGATCTCCATCTACGTCTGGGGCCCCGAGACGAAGGGCTGCTTCCAGGTCAAGGGCGACGTCGAGATTCGGTCGAGCGGCCCGGAGTTCGAGAAGATGCAGTTCACCGTCCACTCGAAGATGGCGAAGGCCCCGGCAAAGACCCTCTTCATCGTGAAGATCCGCGAGATCTACGAGTGCTCCCCCGGGCCGAAGGCCGGGGAGAAGATCCTTTAA
- a CDS encoding flavodoxin family protein: MKIAAVVGSPRGVQSRTRKLVNFVLAGAKEAGAEIDIIDRADLQIVACTGCESCNLDGTCVFGDDFPAAYDRMRDADGLVFASPVYVDNVSGQMKVFIDRLADAMRYQKFAGKYGCSVATTGISGGDAVVGYLNHALNYLGVTTVGGMSVALDDDPEALDRAEPAARDLGRQLVLAVRDRPRYPEQEVGMAENRAYFAGIVRANRDWRPDEYERWVREGWIGEE, from the coding sequence ATGAAGATTGCCGCAGTTGTGGGAAGCCCGCGGGGAGTGCAGAGCAGAACGAGAAAACTTGTGAACTTCGTGCTCGCCGGGGCTAAAGAAGCCGGTGCCGAGATCGATATTATCGACCGCGCCGATCTGCAGATCGTCGCCTGCACCGGCTGCGAGAGTTGCAACCTGGATGGGACGTGCGTCTTTGGCGACGACTTCCCCGCCGCGTACGACCGGATGCGGGATGCCGACGGGCTGGTCTTCGCCTCGCCGGTCTATGTCGACAACGTCAGCGGGCAGATGAAGGTCTTCATCGACCGGCTGGCGGACGCGATGCGCTACCAGAAGTTCGCCGGCAAGTACGGCTGCAGCGTCGCGACCACCGGGATCTCGGGAGGCGACGCGGTCGTCGGCTACCTGAACCACGCGCTCAACTACCTCGGGGTGACGACGGTCGGGGGGATGAGTGTCGCACTCGATGACGACCCGGAGGCGCTCGACCGGGCTGAACCGGCGGCACGCGATCTCGGGCGGCAACTCGTCCTCGCCGTCAGGGACCGGCCGCGCTATCCCGAGCAGGAGGTCGGGATGGCGGAAAATCGGGCGTACTTCGCCGGGATAGTCCGGGCGAACCGGGACTGGCGGCCGGACGAGTACGAGCGATGGGTACGGGAGGGCTGGATCGGGGAGGAATAA
- a CDS encoding archaeosine biosynthesis radical SAM protein RaSEA produces MVSKLTEKPLASWRGKDRFEGRILDTLTVIFRSGGCSWNRCRMCGYRHERYPDLPRDELAERMIRQVRWVKENFRDEDYQVLKIFTSGSFFDPGEVPPDVRRAVAEAFRGKAVIAETRPEYVEADAVREFREGIDTGDWDKPLHVAVGLETTNDLIRERSIDKGFSYADFLRAAEVAHAAGAGMKAYLLMKPPFLTEREARDDMIRSIRDVAPVADSISMNLCTVQSRTEVEHLWKQHAYRPPYLWSVLDVLISSPVHILCDPVGGGQMRGPHNCGACDSTIVKGIADYSLSGDVGLLRALAETECRCKEEWEFVLNQEEPYCMPLTR; encoded by the coding sequence ATGGTATCCAAATTAACCGAGAAGCCGCTGGCGTCCTGGCGGGGGAAAGACCGCTTCGAAGGGCGGATCCTCGATACGCTGACGGTTATCTTTCGAAGCGGCGGGTGCTCCTGGAACCGGTGCAGGATGTGCGGCTACCGGCACGAGCGGTATCCCGACCTTCCCCGGGACGAACTCGCCGAACGGATGATCCGCCAGGTCCGCTGGGTGAAAGAGAACTTCCGCGACGAGGACTACCAGGTGCTCAAGATCTTCACGTCGGGGAGTTTCTTCGACCCCGGCGAGGTTCCCCCCGACGTCCGGCGCGCAGTCGCGGAGGCGTTCCGGGGCAAGGCCGTGATCGCCGAGACGCGCCCCGAGTATGTCGAGGCCGACGCGGTTCGCGAGTTCCGCGAAGGGATCGATACCGGTGACTGGGACAAACCGCTCCACGTCGCCGTGGGCCTCGAGACCACGAACGATCTCATCCGGGAGAGGAGCATCGACAAGGGGTTCTCGTACGCCGACTTCCTCCGCGCCGCAGAGGTCGCCCACGCCGCCGGTGCGGGCATGAAGGCCTACCTGCTGATGAAGCCGCCGTTCCTGACCGAACGCGAGGCACGCGACGATATGATACGCTCGATCAGGGACGTCGCTCCCGTTGCGGACAGCATCTCCATGAACCTCTGCACCGTCCAGAGCAGAACCGAGGTCGAGCATCTCTGGAAGCAGCACGCATACCGGCCGCCGTACCTCTGGAGCGTCCTTGACGTGCTGATAAGTTCCCCGGTGCATATCCTCTGCGACCCCGTCGGCGGCGGGCAGATGCGGGGGCCGCACAACTGCGGTGCCTGCGACAGCACGATCGTGAAGGGGATCGCCGACTACTCGCTCTCCGGCGACGTCGGGCTCCTGCGTGCCCTTGCGGAGACGGAGTGCAGGTGCAAAGAAGAGTGGGAGTTCGTGCTGAACCAGGAAGAGCCGTACTGTATGCCGCTCACCCGCTAG
- a CDS encoding ornithine cyclodeaminase: MESCREIELEGHIIDSGVMTLVFDRIMDMGGEFEILTFNVGRLKTDTSYARLRVTAPNDHQLDAILSELHRLGARAPEIGDVTLVPAEGDRILPKGFYSTTNHPTFVKYRDEWLPVERIEMDCHIVVDETEKRAFCTPISKIKVGDAVVVSETGVRVVYPERPRKVSTFEFMHGTVSSERPSEAIIAKIAREILISKKKGEKIALVGGPAIVHTGAADALAKMIREGYIDVLFAGNALATHDIESNLFGTSLGMDVKTGTLVTGGHKHHIRAISEIMRAGSIKNAVDQGVVTGGIMYECVKKGIPFVLAGSIRDDGPLPDTITDVVEAQEVMRRHIHDLGMVVMVGTLLHSIAVGNCLPSYVKTVCVDINPASVTKLMDRGTTQAIGVVSDAGTFLPLLCEQLEKQEKC; encoded by the coding sequence ATGGAATCCTGCCGGGAAATCGAACTAGAGGGCCATATCATCGATTCGGGCGTCATGACCCTGGTGTTTGACAGGATCATGGATATGGGGGGAGAATTCGAGATCCTCACGTTCAACGTCGGAAGACTGAAGACGGACACGAGTTACGCACGGCTTCGCGTGACGGCGCCCAACGATCATCAACTCGACGCCATCCTCTCCGAGCTGCACCGGCTCGGCGCACGCGCCCCCGAGATCGGCGACGTCACCCTCGTACCGGCAGAGGGCGACCGGATCCTGCCGAAGGGGTTCTACTCGACCACCAACCACCCGACCTTCGTAAAATACCGGGACGAATGGTTGCCCGTCGAGCGTATCGAGATGGACTGCCACATCGTCGTCGACGAGACGGAGAAACGGGCGTTCTGCACCCCGATATCGAAGATAAAGGTGGGGGATGCCGTCGTCGTCAGCGAGACCGGGGTCCGCGTGGTCTACCCCGAGCGGCCGAGGAAGGTCAGCACGTTCGAGTTCATGCACGGAACCGTCTCGTCCGAGCGGCCGAGCGAGGCGATCATCGCAAAGATCGCTCGCGAGATCCTCATATCGAAGAAGAAAGGCGAGAAGATCGCGCTCGTCGGCGGCCCCGCCATCGTCCATACCGGAGCGGCCGACGCCCTCGCGAAGATGATCCGCGAAGGCTACATCGACGTGCTCTTTGCGGGGAACGCGCTCGCCACCCACGATATCGAGTCCAACCTCTTCGGCACGTCGCTCGGGATGGACGTCAAGACGGGCACGCTCGTCACCGGCGGACACAAGCACCACATCCGCGCCATCAGCGAGATCATGCGGGCGGGCTCCATCAAGAACGCGGTCGACCAGGGGGTCGTCACCGGCGGGATCATGTACGAGTGCGTGAAGAAGGGCATCCCGTTCGTGCTCGCCGGCTCCATCCGGGACGACGGCCCGCTCCCCGACACGATCACGGACGTCGTCGAGGCGCAGGAGGTCATGCGCCGGCATATCCACGATCTCGGGATGGTGGTGATGGTTGGGACGCTTCTGCACTCGATCGCCGTCGGGAACTGCCTCCCCTCGTACGTCAAGACCGTCTGCGTCGACATCAACCCCGCATCGGTGACGAAACTGATGGACCGGGGCACGACGCAGGCGATCGGTGTCGTGAGCGATGCGGGGACGTTCCTCCCGCTGCTCTGCGAGCAGCTTGAAAAACAGGAGAAGTGCTAG
- a CDS encoding NTP transferase domain-containing protein, with amino-acid sequence MLALIMAGGEGTRLRMGEKPLVTICGRPMLSYVTDAFTAAGHEVVVVASYRTPFTKNWCRAQGVGLYEAEGLGYIEDINAAAADLEGEGTPFFTCVSDLPCLAPDIVAGVEEAWRRAGVPACSTWVPRDLCEEHGCRTRYTETVDGVPACPAGINILTAGGSGAAQDELQLLLHDRRLAFNVNTREELALVQEYLCRKRGE; translated from the coding sequence ATGCTTGCCCTGATCATGGCCGGGGGAGAGGGCACCCGTCTCCGGATGGGCGAGAAGCCCCTGGTCACCATCTGCGGGCGGCCGATGCTCTCCTACGTCACCGACGCCTTCACGGCCGCAGGCCACGAGGTGGTCGTGGTCGCCTCGTACCGGACGCCGTTCACCAAGAACTGGTGCCGGGCGCAGGGGGTCGGCCTGTACGAGGCGGAAGGGCTCGGCTACATTGAGGATATCAACGCCGCTGCGGCAGACCTGGAGGGGGAAGGAACGCCGTTCTTCACCTGCGTCTCCGACCTCCCCTGCCTTGCGCCCGATATCGTCGCCGGTGTCGAGGAGGCCTGGCGCCGGGCGGGAGTGCCGGCATGCTCGACGTGGGTGCCCCGCGACCTCTGCGAGGAGCACGGCTGCCGCACGCGGTACACGGAAACGGTCGACGGCGTCCCGGCCTGTCCCGCCGGGATCAACATCCTGACGGCGGGCGGTTCCGGTGCGGCCCAGGATGAACTGCAGCTTCTCCTGCACGACAGACGGCTTGCCTTCAACGTCAACACCCGCGAGGAACTGGCGCTGGTGCAGGAGTACCTCTGCCGGAAGCGGGGCGAGTAA
- a CDS encoding pyridoxal phosphate-dependent aminotransferase, whose translation MLDFSANVNPYPPAFPWIPDASALKDYPDDRYETLKEEIGRTFGRDAAEVAVGNGSVELIRAFCSAVLGPGDTARIESPTFAEYGMAVRLAGARCTAEESGATVRFLCNPNNPTGELLARAEVLRVLDGVAGQGACLFLDEAFIELSDPRESVVDVSDENLFLLRSLTKSFAVPGIRFGYAFGTPELIENVETMRLPWTVNAFAESFAIEAFRHYDLLEASRERIARERAWLCSRLDALGLVYAPPSANYILIEVPMEAEVLVGRLLSRGILVRDCRSFGLPRHIRVAVRTHDENRQLIEALETCLP comes from the coding sequence GTGCTTGATTTCAGTGCCAACGTGAATCCGTATCCTCCGGCGTTCCCCTGGATTCCGGACGCTTCGGCGCTGAAAGATTACCCGGACGACCGTTATGAGACGCTCAAAGAGGAAATCGGCAGAACATTCGGGCGCGATGCCGCAGAGGTCGCCGTCGGGAACGGATCCGTCGAGTTGATCCGCGCGTTCTGTTCTGCCGTGCTCGGACCCGGCGATACCGCCCGTATCGAGTCGCCGACGTTCGCCGAGTACGGGATGGCGGTGAGGCTCGCCGGTGCCCGGTGCACGGCGGAGGAGAGCGGGGCTACCGTCCGGTTCCTCTGCAACCCGAACAACCCCACCGGGGAACTTCTGGCCCGGGCGGAAGTCCTCCGGGTGCTTGATGGAGTCGCCGGGCAGGGTGCCTGCCTCTTCCTCGACGAAGCCTTCATCGAACTCTCCGACCCGCGCGAGAGCGTCGTCGACGTCTCGGACGAGAACCTCTTTCTGCTGCGCTCCCTCACAAAGAGCTTCGCCGTGCCGGGCATCCGGTTCGGCTACGCCTTCGGCACGCCCGAGCTCATCGAGAATGTGGAGACCATGCGCCTTCCCTGGACGGTGAACGCGTTCGCCGAGTCCTTCGCGATCGAGGCCTTCCGGCACTACGACCTCCTTGAGGCGTCGCGGGAGCGGATTGCCCGGGAGCGGGCCTGGCTCTGCAGCCGTCTGGACGCTCTCGGTCTCGTCTATGCGCCGCCGTCCGCGAATTATATCCTTATCGAAGTCCCGATGGAGGCGGAGGTGCTCGTTGGGCGGCTCCTCTCCCGCGGTATCCTGGTGCGGGACTGCCGGTCGTTCGGGCTTCCCCGCCACATCCGCGTGGCCGTCCGGACGCATGATGAGAACCGGCAACTCATCGAGGCGCTCGAAACATGCTTGCCCTGA
- a CDS encoding ribbon-helix-helix domain-containing protein, whose protein sequence is MMDRITIRLPRQQVEMLERLVEAGEFPTVSEAVRYSVRALLERHGNRVLREADQISFKV, encoded by the coding sequence ATGATGGATCGGATTACAATCAGATTGCCACGGCAACAGGTCGAGATGCTCGAGAGGCTGGTGGAAGCCGGCGAATTCCCCACGGTATCGGAGGCTGTGCGGTATTCGGTCAGGGCGCTTCTTGAAAGGCATGGAAACCGTGTTCTACGTGAGGCCGACCAGATTTCATTCAAAGTTTAG
- the ftsZ gene encoding cell division protein FtsZ has translation MQTIINEALKHAEREKYLKTDIAEGEEDIIGQPRIVIVGCGGAGNNTVNRLYHMQVNGAETIAINTDKQHLDMIQADKRVLVGKSLTKGLGAGGFPDVGRRAAEMARPTLESLLCDADLVFITAGMGGGTGTGTAPVVAQIAKEQGAIVVGMVSYPFQVEKARLLRAEEGLEQLSASADSVIVLDNNRLIKYVPNLPLGQAFSVMDQLIAETVKGISETITEPSLINIDYADVRAIMSKGGVAVMLVGESKQQNKAESVVHECLNHPLLDIDYRGATGSLIHITGGNDLTLQDAEEIASSLTYELDPHADVIWGARVNSDYEGRVRVMAVMTGVKSAQILGSHRAYEPVSQRSSSAPTGRRIAGDAPSGHLIDFL, from the coding sequence ATGCAGACGATCATCAACGAAGCGTTAAAACACGCAGAACGTGAGAAGTACCTGAAGACGGACATAGCAGAGGGAGAAGAGGACATCATCGGCCAGCCGCGTATTGTCATCGTAGGTTGCGGCGGTGCGGGCAACAACACCGTCAACCGGCTGTACCACATGCAGGTCAACGGTGCGGAAACGATCGCGATCAACACGGACAAGCAGCACCTGGACATGATCCAGGCCGATAAGAGAGTTCTCGTCGGCAAATCACTCACCAAAGGCCTTGGAGCCGGCGGGTTCCCCGATGTCGGCAGACGTGCAGCCGAGATGGCCCGGCCGACCCTGGAGAGCCTCCTCTGTGACGCCGACCTTGTCTTCATCACCGCAGGCATGGGTGGAGGCACCGGTACGGGTACCGCCCCGGTCGTTGCGCAGATCGCAAAGGAGCAGGGCGCCATCGTCGTCGGCATGGTCAGTTACCCCTTCCAGGTCGAGAAGGCCCGGCTTCTCCGTGCGGAAGAGGGGCTTGAACAACTCTCAGCCTCCGCCGACTCGGTGATCGTGCTCGACAACAACCGCCTCATCAAGTACGTGCCGAACCTCCCGCTCGGCCAGGCGTTCTCGGTCATGGACCAGCTCATCGCGGAGACCGTCAAGGGCATCAGCGAGACGATCACGGAGCCTTCGCTCATCAACATCGACTACGCCGATGTACGTGCCATCATGAGCAAGGGAGGCGTCGCCGTGATGCTCGTCGGCGAGAGCAAGCAGCAGAACAAGGCCGAGAGCGTCGTCCACGAGTGCTTGAACCACCCCCTGCTCGACATCGACTACCGCGGAGCCACGGGGAGCCTCATCCACATCACGGGCGGGAACGACCTGACCCTCCAGGACGCCGAGGAGATTGCAAGCTCCCTGACCTATGAACTCGACCCCCACGCGGACGTCATCTGGGGAGCGAGGGTGAACAGCGATTACGAAGGGAGAGTTCGCGTCATGGCGGTCATGACCGGCGTAAAAAGTGCACAGATCCTCGGAAGCCACCGTGCCTACGAACCGGTGTCGCAACGGTCCAGCAGCGCACCCACCGGCAGGCGCATAGCAGGGGACGCCCCGAGCGGGCACCTCATTGACTTCCTCTAA
- a CDS encoding coiled-coil protein, translated as MLNDLIEKRKKVLAESEQHKDRRNELNALASKNARERNTLNAQTREFVEEAQQHKEQRDKINEEVQALKDQRNEYNDKANALFEEIESFKREHGNLQNRGIKELQKQIEHLEFKQQTEVYSTDKERELIEKIKQLKAAAKDQEAELEQNKEMRTKLTDAREFRRLASEIHKDVTEKAEAAQQHHDLMVESYRKADKSREEADQAHQQFVEAQEAADEEHKQFIACQKELRDYDKVISGLRKKTKKTKVTKEQKAVRKEAERVFQQFRDGEKITTDDLLLLQRAKLI; from the coding sequence ATGCTGAACGATCTGATTGAAAAGAGAAAAAAAGTCCTTGCGGAGTCTGAGCAGCACAAAGACCGGCGCAATGAGTTGAACGCGCTTGCCAGCAAAAACGCCCGTGAACGCAACACCTTAAACGCCCAGACCCGCGAGTTCGTCGAGGAGGCGCAGCAGCACAAGGAGCAGCGGGATAAGATCAACGAAGAAGTCCAGGCGCTGAAAGACCAGAGAAACGAGTACAACGACAAGGCAAACGCGCTCTTCGAGGAGATCGAGTCCTTCAAAAGAGAGCATGGCAACCTCCAGAACCGGGGCATCAAAGAGCTGCAGAAGCAGATCGAGCACCTGGAGTTCAAGCAGCAGACCGAGGTCTACAGCACCGATAAAGAGCGCGAACTTATCGAGAAGATCAAGCAGCTCAAGGCGGCGGCGAAGGACCAGGAGGCCGAGCTCGAACAGAACAAGGAGATGCGGACGAAACTCACCGATGCCCGTGAGTTTCGCAGGCTGGCTTCCGAGATCCACAAGGATGTCACCGAGAAGGCCGAGGCCGCACAGCAGCACCACGACCTGATGGTGGAGTCTTACAGGAAGGCCGACAAGTCCCGCGAAGAGGCCGATCAGGCCCACCAGCAGTTCGTCGAGGCCCAGGAGGCTGCGGACGAGGAGCACAAGCAGTTCATCGCCTGCCAGAAGGAACTCCGCGACTACGACAAGGTCATCTCGGGTCTCCGGAAGAAGACCAAGAAGACCAAGGTCACCAAAGAGCAGAAAGCCGTCCGGAAAGAAGCGGAACGTGTCTTCCAGCAGTTCCGTGACGGTGAGAAGATCACCACCGACGACCTGCTCCTGCTTCAGCGTGCAAAACTCATCTAA
- a CDS encoding DUF373 family protein, protein MPKERTLVLCVDRDDDLGFKAGIDGPTVGREACLHAATSLALVDPEDSDVNAIFETIRLYDELAKKGEEVAVAVICGNHMNLLEGDRRVASGLDAILSATDSTSCIIVTDGAEDEYVLPIIQSRVPVSSVRRVVVNQMPNLEGTYYILRRLLDDPKVSKIVLVPLGLAMLLYAVGYLLGYPEGATIVVVGVIGTYLLFKGVGIDEVFGYLITSLKASLHGGRFTFVSYIAAILLGIVGVILGLISLLEYYSPFGIIIQLLAFIYGSVAWFIAAGLVASVGKIIDVFLNEREAIQRVIALPFFVLAIGGIAYGASIYILSISSEISGFPITSTSGALYILFAIIGGLFCAFFGVYLQSFLGRWVDEREPVPNRSH, encoded by the coding sequence ATGCCGAAAGAGCGGACGCTTGTCCTCTGTGTCGATCGCGATGACGATCTCGGGTTCAAAGCCGGGATCGATGGCCCCACCGTGGGCAGAGAGGCATGCCTCCATGCGGCGACCTCGCTTGCCCTGGTCGATCCCGAGGACTCCGACGTCAACGCCATCTTCGAGACGATCCGGCTCTACGACGAACTTGCAAAAAAAGGGGAAGAGGTCGCCGTCGCCGTCATCTGCGGCAACCACATGAACCTGCTCGAGGGTGACCGGCGGGTCGCGTCCGGTCTCGATGCAATTCTCTCCGCAACGGATTCTACATCCTGCATCATCGTGACGGACGGTGCCGAGGACGAGTACGTTCTCCCCATCATCCAGTCCCGGGTGCCGGTCAGCAGCGTGCGGAGGGTCGTGGTCAACCAGATGCCGAACCTCGAGGGGACGTACTACATCTTACGCAGGCTTCTCGACGACCCGAAGGTCTCGAAGATCGTGCTCGTCCCGCTCGGCCTTGCCATGCTCCTCTATGCCGTGGGATATCTGCTCGGGTACCCGGAGGGTGCGACCATCGTCGTCGTCGGTGTCATCGGCACCTACCTGCTCTTCAAGGGCGTCGGGATAGACGAGGTCTTCGGTTACCTGATCACCTCGCTAAAGGCGTCGCTCCACGGCGGGAGGTTCACGTTCGTCTCCTACATCGCCGCGATACTCCTCGGTATCGTCGGGGTCATCCTCGGGCTCATAAGCCTCCTCGAATACTACTCCCCGTTCGGGATCATCATCCAGCTCCTGGCGTTCATCTACGGTTCCGTTGCCTGGTTCATCGCCGCCGGCCTCGTGGCATCGGTGGGAAAGATCATCGACGTCTTCTTAAACGAGCGCGAGGCGATCCAGCGGGTGATTGCCCTGCCGTTCTTCGTTCTGGCGATCGGAGGCATCGCCTACGGGGCAAGCATCTACATCCTCTCGATCAGCAGCGAGATCTCCGGGTTCCCCATAACGAGCACGAGCGGTGCGCTGTATATCCTCTTCGCGATAATCGGAGGCCTCTTCTGTGCCTTCTTCGGCGTTTACCTCCAGTCGTTCCTGGGCCGGTGGGTCGATGAACGCGAACCCGTCCCGAACCGGTCGCACTGA
- a CDS encoding TIGR04283 family arsenosugar biosynthesis glycosyltransferase → MLSIITPVLNEEENIPEFLAHIDDLEGSFELIVVDGGSTDGTCSALEAGAGSFAHRIVVLSSPAGRGVQMNVGARHATGTALLFLHVDCRIPRSAPDAIGRALEREGVIGGGFLHAFASRDPLLRLTSRFGNLLAAETQTFFGDFGIFVRREAFFKIGGYEPLPYLEDVEFSRAARRHGRLVRLDLPIVVSPRRYLLMGKYRLSAVYILVMLLNTVGIRPKRFIRYVVEK, encoded by the coding sequence ATGCTCTCGATCATCACGCCGGTGCTCAACGAAGAAGAGAACATCCCTGAATTTCTGGCGCATATCGACGACCTCGAGGGTTCGTTCGAGTTGATCGTCGTCGACGGCGGGAGCACGGACGGTACGTGCAGTGCACTCGAAGCGGGAGCGGGTTCGTTCGCCCACAGGATCGTCGTGCTCTCCTCGCCGGCAGGAAGGGGCGTCCAGATGAACGTCGGAGCCCGGCACGCCACGGGAACCGCTCTCCTCTTCCTTCATGTCGACTGCAGGATCCCCCGGAGTGCTCCGGACGCGATCGGCCGGGCACTGGAGCGTGAGGGGGTCATCGGCGGGGGCTTTTTGCACGCGTTCGCGAGCCGCGACCCCCTGCTCCGCCTGACAAGCCGGTTCGGGAACCTGCTGGCAGCGGAGACGCAGACGTTCTTCGGGGATTTTGGTATATTCGTAAGACGAGAGGCGTTCTTTAAGATCGGGGGGTACGAGCCGCTGCCCTATCTGGAGGACGTGGAATTCTCGCGGGCGGCACGCCGGCACGGGAGGCTTGTCCGGCTCGACCTCCCCATCGTCGTATCGCCGCGGCGATACCTCCTGATGGGGAAGTATCGCCTGAGTGCCGTCTATATCCTGGTTATGCTCCTTAATACGGTCGGTATCAGGCCGAAGCGGTTCATCCGCTACGTCGTCGAGAAGTGA